The nucleotide window CGCCACCCTCGTGCTCGACGCACCGTGAGGGGGCAGCGAGGTGACGAGCGGGGGTGAGGGCTCCTCACTCCTCCGCATCCCCCACCAGCGCCCGCAGGAGGCGGATGGCTTCGCGCTTCTCCTTCTTGCCAAGCGGGGCGAGCGCGGCCTTGATGCGCGCGGTGTGCTCGGGAAGGATGCGCTTCACCAGCGACTCGCCCTCGTCCGTGAGCGCGGCGAGGCGGGCGCGGCGGTCGAGGGGGTGGCCGCGGCGCTCCACCAGGCCGCGCTTCTCCAGGCGGTCCACCAGGTAGGTGATGCCGCCGCTGGAGACCAGGACGCGCCGCTGCACCTCGCCCACGAGCATGGGGCCGCGGTGAAGGAGCGCTTCCAGGACCCCGAAATCCGCCGGCGTGAGGCCATGCCGCGCCAGGTCGTCCGCGGCGTGGGCCTGCACGGCGCCGTACGCACGCGCCAGCGCCGCCCACAGCCGCAGCGTGAGCGACTGCGCCTCCGCGGGCGTGGGATCGAGTTCGGGGGTGAGGGGCATCTCGGCTCC belongs to Longimicrobium sp. and includes:
- a CDS encoding MarR family transcriptional regulator: MPLTPELDPTPAEAQSLTLRLWAALARAYGAVQAHAADDLARHGLTPADFGVLEALLHRGPMLVGEVQRRVLVSSGGITYLVDRLEKRGLVERRGHPLDRRARLAALTDEGESLVKRILPEHTARIKAALAPLGKKEKREAIRLLRALVGDAEE